The proteins below come from a single Streptococcus hyointestinalis genomic window:
- a CDS encoding nucleoid-associated protein encodes MIDLYIKQIIIHQFSPNDTDLYFADKPISITPKLDEYFRKKLAKVFTEDAKRGRFEEDNVFFGYLNDDLMTSSKKIAELWREEFVSSEDQKTNDLIFIQFDKDGVEHFAFLRVALREHLAHIDMDSDTPIKTTQNNLPSAAQTPDEALVVNRVSRDYYLIEKRMKHNGSFTHYFSENLLQVEPRQSVKKAIQQVEKTAQKIAENFNQDDFNFQSKMKSALYTHLEEEQELSPEKLANQLFEDNLTARLTFVDELKEDIPESIPVSDIDYSRQAKKLENQKLSLSNGIELIVPNNVYEDAESVEFIQNANGTYSILIKNIEDIRSK; translated from the coding sequence ATGATAGACCTCTACATCAAACAAATCATCATCCATCAGTTCTCGCCAAACGACACGGATCTCTACTTTGCAGACAAGCCTATCAGTATCACACCCAAGCTAGATGAGTATTTCCGTAAAAAATTAGCTAAAGTGTTTACCGAAGACGCTAAGCGTGGGCGTTTTGAGGAGGACAATGTCTTCTTTGGCTATCTCAATGACGACTTGATGACATCTTCAAAAAAGATTGCCGAGCTGTGGCGTGAGGAGTTTGTCAGCTCAGAGGACCAAAAGACTAATGATTTGATTTTCATCCAGTTTGATAAGGACGGCGTTGAGCATTTTGCTTTCTTGCGGGTGGCTTTACGGGAGCACTTAGCCCATATCGACATGGATAGCGACACACCCATCAAGACCACCCAAAACAACTTGCCCTCAGCAGCGCAAACGCCTGATGAGGCGCTGGTTGTCAATCGTGTGAGTAGAGACTATTATCTCATCGAGAAGCGGATGAAGCATAATGGCAGTTTTACGCATTATTTTTCAGAAAATCTGCTGCAAGTGGAACCTAGACAGTCTGTCAAAAAAGCTATCCAGCAGGTGGAAAAAACAGCGCAGAAAATCGCTGAAAATTTCAATCAAGACGACTTTAATTTTCAAAGCAAGATGAAGTCTGCTCTTTATACGCACCTTGAAGAGGAGCAGGAGCTCTCGCCTGAAAAGCTCGCCAATCAACTCTTTGAGGACAATCTGACGGCTCGCTTGACCTTTGTCGATGAGCTAAAAGAGGACATTCCAGAGAGCATTCCTGTATCAGATATTGATTATTCACGGCAGGCGAAAAAGCTGGAAAATCAAAAGTTGTCTCTGTCCAATGGTATTGAGCTCATTGTGCCTAATAATGTCTATGAGGATGCGGAGTCCGTTGAGTTTATCCAAAATGCCAACGGCACCTACTCCATTCTCATCAAAAATATCGAAGATATAAGAAGTAAATAG
- the glyA gene encoding serine hydroxymethyltransferase, with amino-acid sequence MIFDKENYRAFDPEVWEAVAAEERRQQNNIELIASENVVSKAVMAAQGTVLTNKYAEGYPGKRYYGGTDCVDVIENLAIERAKELFGAEFVNVQAHSGSQANAAAYMALIKPGDTVLGMDLAAGGHLTHGAPVSFSGQTYHFVPYNVDKDTERLDYDAILALAEEVKPKLIVAGASAYSRIIDFAKFREIADSVGAYLMVDMAHIAGLVASGHHPSPVPYAHITTTTTHKTLRGPRGGLILTNDEALAKKINSAVFPGLQGGPLEHVIAAKAVAFKEALDPSFKDYGQAVLDNAAAMAEVFNQHDNFRVISGGTDNHVFLVDVTKVVENGKVAQNILEDVNITLNKNSIPFETLSPFKTSGIRIGSPAITSRGMGVAESRQIANLMVKALENHDNEAVLDEVRSEVAKLTDAFPLYEGLGQ; translated from the coding sequence ATGATTTTTGACAAAGAAAACTATCGTGCATTTGACCCAGAGGTATGGGAAGCAGTAGCGGCTGAGGAGCGTCGCCAGCAAAACAACATCGAGCTTATCGCTTCTGAAAATGTTGTCTCAAAAGCAGTCATGGCAGCGCAAGGCACTGTCTTAACCAACAAGTACGCTGAAGGCTACCCAGGCAAACGCTACTATGGTGGAACTGACTGCGTTGACGTGATTGAAAATCTCGCTATCGAGCGTGCTAAAGAGTTGTTTGGCGCAGAGTTTGTCAATGTCCAAGCCCACTCTGGAAGTCAAGCCAATGCCGCAGCCTACATGGCACTCATCAAACCAGGTGACACTGTGCTGGGGATGGACCTGGCAGCTGGTGGACACTTGACACACGGTGCACCTGTCAGCTTTTCTGGACAAACTTATCACTTCGTCCCTTACAATGTCGACAAGGACACCGAACGCCTTGATTACGATGCTATCCTAGCTCTCGCTGAGGAAGTGAAGCCAAAGCTTATCGTGGCTGGAGCGTCAGCTTACTCACGCATTATTGACTTTGCTAAATTCCGTGAAATTGCTGATAGCGTTGGTGCTTACCTCATGGTGGATATGGCGCATATCGCAGGACTTGTCGCTTCAGGACATCATCCAAGCCCTGTGCCTTATGCTCACATCACAACGACAACGACCCACAAAACCCTTCGTGGACCTCGTGGTGGCTTGATTTTGACAAATGATGAAGCCCTTGCTAAAAAAATCAACTCAGCAGTCTTTCCAGGGCTTCAAGGTGGACCTCTTGAGCATGTCATCGCTGCAAAAGCTGTTGCCTTTAAGGAAGCGCTCGATCCGTCCTTCAAAGACTACGGTCAAGCTGTTTTGGATAATGCCGCTGCTATGGCTGAGGTCTTTAACCAACACGACAATTTCCGTGTCATCTCTGGCGGTACAGACAATCACGTCTTCTTAGTCGATGTGACCAAGGTCGTTGAAAACGGTAAAGTCGCACAGAATATCCTAGAAGATGTCAACATCACGCTCAATAAAAATTCTATCCCATTTGAGACCCTGTCACCGTTTAAGACGTCAGGTATTCGTATCGGCTCACCGGCTATTACAAGCCGTGGTATGGGCGTTGCTGAATCACGTCAAATTGCCAACCTCATGGTGAAAGCTCTTGAAAATCATGACAACGAAGCGGTGCTTGATGAGGTGCGTAGCGAGGTTGCCAAGTTGACAGACGCCTTTCCACTTTACGAAGGACTTGGGCAATGA
- a CDS encoding L-threonylcarbamoyladenylate synthase, protein MMSQLRIELEEKRAVVLPTETVYGLFAKALDEEAVDYVYQLKKRPRDKAMNLNVSSFDEIVDYSSHQPTFLKKLYDAFLPGPLTIILKANSRVPAWINSGYDTVGFRVPSHPKTLELIQKEGPLIGPSANISGKKSGTVFEDIMAEFDHQVLGYEDDPAITGKDSTILDISQEKARILRQGMITKEQLLEAVPELTFD, encoded by the coding sequence ATGATGTCTCAATTGAGGATTGAGCTAGAAGAAAAGCGAGCGGTTGTTTTGCCGACAGAGACGGTCTATGGTCTTTTTGCCAAGGCGCTGGATGAAGAGGCTGTAGACTATGTCTATCAGCTCAAAAAACGTCCACGGGACAAAGCAATGAACCTAAACGTAAGCTCTTTTGATGAGATTGTAGATTATTCGTCTCATCAGCCAACTTTTCTTAAAAAGCTCTACGATGCTTTTTTGCCGGGACCTTTGACGATTATCCTAAAAGCAAATAGCAGAGTGCCAGCTTGGATAAACTCAGGCTATGATACAGTCGGCTTTAGAGTCCCTAGTCATCCCAAAACGCTTGAACTTATCCAAAAAGAAGGTCCCTTAATAGGTCCGTCTGCCAACATTTCCGGAAAGAAAAGTGGTACGGTCTTTGAGGATATCATGGCGGAGTTTGACCATCAAGTCTTAGGCTATGAGGACGACCCGGCAATCACTGGTAAGGACTCGACCATTCTAGACATCTCGCAAGAAAAAGCAAGGATTTTACGGCAAGGTATGATTACTAAAGAACAGTTGTTAGAGGCTGTTCCTGAACTCACTTTTGATTAA
- the prmC gene encoding peptide chain release factor N(5)-glutamine methyltransferase codes for MNYAQAFEHYQQKIAIIGEESEALAFVFKEQKGWSTLDYLLAQNQAISESDLALLEAIYSQLVSHKPAQYILGYALFCDMTLNVDERVLIPRPETEELVELILTENPDTACRVLDIGTGSGAIALALKKGRPNWQVTASDLSQAALDVAQQNAKALALDVSFVLSDVFSAVQGPFDIIVSNPPYIAESDKGEVGVNVLTSEPHSALFAQEDGYAIYRQIIEQASSYLTAKGKLYFEIGYKQGQGLAEMVRKHLPKARVRVIQDMFGKDRMVAVDDVSIED; via the coding sequence ATGAATTACGCACAAGCTTTTGAGCATTATCAGCAAAAAATAGCCATTATCGGCGAGGAAAGTGAAGCGTTAGCCTTTGTCTTTAAGGAGCAAAAAGGCTGGTCAACGCTTGACTATCTCTTAGCGCAAAATCAAGCTATTTCTGAGAGTGACCTTGCTCTTCTTGAGGCTATCTACAGCCAGCTGGTTAGCCACAAGCCTGCTCAGTATATTTTGGGTTATGCGCTCTTTTGCGATATGACGCTTAATGTGGATGAGCGTGTGCTTATTCCACGACCTGAGACTGAGGAGCTGGTTGAGCTGATACTGACTGAAAATCCAGACACAGCTTGTAGAGTCTTGGATATTGGTACAGGTAGCGGAGCTATTGCTTTGGCACTGAAAAAAGGACGTCCAAACTGGCAGGTCACTGCCAGCGACCTCTCGCAGGCTGCTCTGGATGTAGCACAGCAAAATGCCAAGGCTTTGGCGCTTGATGTGAGCTTTGTCCTCTCCGACGTTTTTAGCGCTGTTCAAGGTCCATTTGATATTATCGTGTCCAATCCGCCCTACATCGCTGAGAGTGATAAGGGTGAGGTGGGGGTCAATGTCCTCACTTCAGAGCCTCATAGTGCTCTCTTTGCTCAAGAAGATGGCTATGCTATTTACCGGCAAATCATCGAACAAGCAAGTAGCTATCTCACAGCTAAGGGCAAGCTCTATTTTGAGATTGGCTATAAGCAGGGGCAGGGACTTGCAGAGATGGTGCGAAAGCACTTGCCAAAGGCAAGGGTGCGTGTGATTCAAGATATGTTTGGCAAGGATAGGATGGTGGCAGTAGATGATGTCTCAATTGAGGATTGA
- the prfA gene encoding peptide chain release factor 1, with translation MNIYDQLQAVEDRYEELGELLSDPEVVSDTKRFMALSKEEASTRETVAVYRDYKKVLQNITDAEEMIKDASGDSELEEMAKEELKEAKATKEEYEEKLKILLLPKDPNDDKNIILEIRGAAGGDEAALFAGDLLNMYQKYAESQGWRFEVMETSVNGVGGIKEVVAMVSGQSVYSKLKYESGAHRVQRVPVTESQGRVHTSTATVLVMPEIEEVEYDIDPKDLRIDIYHASGAGGQNVNKVATAVRIVHLPTNIKVEMQEERTQQKNRDKAMKIIRARVADHFAQIAQDEQDAERKSTVGTGDRSERIRTYNFPQNRVTDHRIGLTLQKLDSILSGKLDEVIDALVLYDQTQKLEKLNQ, from the coding sequence ATGAATATCTACGATCAACTGCAAGCCGTTGAAGATCGCTATGAGGAGCTTGGCGAATTGCTCAGTGACCCTGAGGTCGTCTCAGATACCAAGCGTTTTATGGCTTTGTCAAAAGAAGAAGCAAGCACTCGTGAAACCGTTGCGGTTTACCGTGACTACAAGAAGGTTCTGCAAAATATCACAGATGCCGAAGAGATGATTAAGGACGCTTCTGGTGATAGCGAACTAGAGGAAATGGCAAAAGAAGAGCTGAAAGAAGCCAAGGCTACAAAAGAAGAGTACGAAGAAAAACTCAAGATTTTACTATTGCCAAAAGATCCAAACGATGACAAGAACATCATCCTTGAAATCCGTGGCGCAGCAGGTGGTGATGAAGCCGCCCTCTTTGCCGGAGACCTTCTCAACATGTACCAAAAATACGCTGAAAGCCAAGGCTGGCGCTTTGAGGTCATGGAGACATCAGTCAATGGTGTTGGCGGTATCAAAGAAGTGGTCGCTATGGTTTCAGGGCAATCGGTCTACTCGAAACTCAAGTACGAAAGCGGTGCGCACCGTGTACAGCGTGTGCCTGTGACTGAGAGCCAAGGGCGTGTCCACACCTCAACAGCGACCGTTCTTGTCATGCCTGAAATCGAAGAAGTCGAGTACGACATTGATCCAAAAGACCTTCGTATCGATATCTACCACGCTTCTGGTGCTGGTGGACAAAACGTCAATAAGGTAGCGACTGCCGTGCGTATCGTCCACTTGCCAACCAATATCAAGGTGGAAATGCAAGAAGAGCGCACGCAGCAGAAAAACCGTGACAAGGCGATGAAAATTATCCGTGCACGTGTGGCAGACCACTTTGCCCAAATCGCTCAAGATGAGCAAGACGCTGAGCGTAAGTCAACAGTCGGTACGGGAGACCGCTCGGAGCGTATCCGCACTTACAATTTCCCGCAAAACCGTGTGACGGATCACCGCATTGGCTTGACGCTGCAAAAATTGGACAGTATCTTGTCTGGTAAGCTAGATGAGGTCATTGATGCGCTTGTTCTTTACGACCAAACGCAAAAACTAGAAAAGCTCAATCAATGA
- a CDS encoding thymidine kinase, whose translation MAQLYYKYGTMNSGKTIEILKVAHNYEEQGKPVVIMTSALDTRDGVGIVSSRIGMRREAIPISNETDIIGLVTRLPKKPYCVLIDECQFLSKQNVYDLARLVDEYDIPVMAFGLKNDFQNELFEGSKYLLLLADKIEEIKTICQFCSKKATMVLRTENGKPVYHGEQIQIGGNETYIPVCRRHYFHPDLDQPLNTTNS comes from the coding sequence TTGGCACAACTCTACTATAAGTATGGTACCATGAATTCTGGTAAGACCATTGAAATTTTAAAAGTAGCGCACAACTATGAGGAGCAGGGAAAGCCTGTCGTTATCATGACGAGTGCTCTTGACACACGGGACGGCGTTGGGATTGTCTCGAGCCGTATCGGCATGCGCCGTGAGGCGATTCCCATCTCAAATGAGACTGACATTATCGGCTTAGTGACTAGATTACCTAAAAAGCCTTATTGTGTTTTGATTGATGAGTGTCAGTTTTTGAGCAAGCAAAATGTCTATGACTTGGCACGCTTGGTGGATGAGTATGACATTCCTGTCATGGCATTTGGGCTTAAAAATGATTTTCAAAATGAGCTTTTTGAAGGGTCAAAATACCTCTTGCTTTTGGCAGACAAGATTGAAGAGATTAAAACCATCTGCCAATTTTGCTCTAAAAAGGCAACCATGGTCTTGCGTACGGAAAATGGCAAGCCTGTTTACCACGGCGAGCAAATCCAAATCGGTGGCAATGAGACCTATATCCCTGTTTGTCGCAGGCATTATTTTCACCCTGACTTAGACCAGCCGCTCAACACAACTAACAGCTAA
- a CDS encoding nucleobase:cation symporter-2 family protein yields the protein MRKMELNEQKHSQAAILGLQHLLAMYSGSILVPIMIASALNYSSEQLTYLISTDIFMCGIATFLQVQLRKHFGVGLPVVLGVAFQSVAPLSIIGAKHGSGTMFGALIASGIFVIAIAGVFSKIAQFFPPIVTGSVITTIGLTLISVAVGNMGDNAKSPSATSLILSLLTIAIILLLHKFTTGFIKSISILIGLIVGTVVAAFMGLVDFSAVAEAPIVHVPTPFYFGMPKFELSSIVMMCIIAVVSLVESTGVYLALADITGETLDSKRLRNGYRAEGFAVLLGGIFNTFPYTGFSQNVGLVQLSGIRTRRPIYYTALFLVILGLLPKFGALAQMIPSPVLGGGMLVMFGMVSVQGIQILNSVDFKNNEHNLIIAAVSIAAGVGFNGTNLFDSLPTNAQMFLTNGIVIATLCSITLNLLFNGKESK from the coding sequence ATGCGTAAGATGGAACTCAACGAACAAAAACATTCCCAAGCTGCCATTTTAGGTTTGCAGCATTTGCTGGCTATGTATTCTGGCTCTATTTTAGTGCCTATCATGATCGCCTCAGCGCTTAACTACTCATCAGAGCAATTGACCTATCTCATCTCGACGGATATTTTCATGTGCGGGATAGCGACATTCCTCCAAGTGCAGTTGCGTAAGCACTTTGGTGTGGGGCTACCAGTAGTCTTAGGGGTCGCCTTTCAGTCGGTAGCGCCGCTATCTATCATCGGAGCAAAGCACGGTAGTGGCACTATGTTTGGTGCTCTTATAGCATCTGGTATCTTTGTCATTGCGATTGCTGGTGTCTTTTCAAAAATCGCTCAGTTTTTCCCGCCGATTGTGACAGGTTCTGTTATCACAACTATTGGCTTGACGCTTATCTCAGTCGCTGTTGGCAATATGGGAGACAATGCCAAGTCACCAAGTGCTACGAGCTTGATTTTATCTCTTCTAACGATTGCTATTATCTTGTTGCTGCATAAGTTTACCACTGGTTTTATCAAGTCCATTTCGATTTTGATTGGCTTGATTGTGGGAACTGTGGTTGCTGCCTTTATGGGTCTAGTTGATTTTTCAGCGGTAGCAGAAGCGCCTATTGTCCATGTGCCAACACCATTTTACTTTGGTATGCCAAAGTTTGAGCTGTCATCTATTGTCATGATGTGTATCATCGCAGTGGTGTCCTTGGTTGAGTCGACAGGTGTTTATCTTGCTCTTGCTGACATCACAGGAGAGACACTTGATAGCAAGCGTCTGAGAAATGGCTACCGTGCCGAAGGATTTGCCGTTTTACTTGGCGGTATTTTCAATACTTTCCCATACACAGGTTTCTCGCAAAATGTCGGCTTGGTGCAACTCTCTGGTATCCGCACACGTCGTCCAATCTACTACACAGCGCTTTTCTTAGTTATTCTAGGATTGCTTCCAAAATTTGGAGCGCTAGCGCAGATGATTCCAAGTCCAGTGCTTGGTGGCGGTATGCTGGTCATGTTTGGGATGGTCTCTGTCCAAGGGATTCAAATCCTCAACTCCGTTGATTTCAAAAATAACGAGCACAATCTCATCATCGCAGCGGTTTCAATTGCTGCAGGCGTTGGATTTAACGGTACCAATCTTTTTGATAGCCTACCAACCAACGCTCAAATGTTCTTGACAAACGGTATTGTCATCGCAACACTGTGCTCTATTACGCTAAATCTACTCTTTAACGGCAAAGAGTCCAAATAA
- a CDS encoding xanthine phosphoribosyltransferase, with protein MKLLEDRIVKDGSVLSDTVLKVDSFLTHQVDTGLMKEIGKVFSEAYKDAGITKIVTIEASGIAPALYTAETMQVPMIFAKKAKNITMTEGILSADVYSFTKQTTSQVSIASKFLSEDDVVLIVDDILANGQAAKGLISIIEQAGAKVAGVGIVIEKSFQDGRQFLEKEGVRVTSLARLQSLENGQITFMEADA; from the coding sequence ATGAAATTATTAGAAGACCGTATTGTCAAAGACGGCAGCGTTTTAAGTGACACAGTTTTAAAAGTGGACAGCTTTTTGACCCACCAAGTGGATACTGGCTTGATGAAAGAAATTGGGAAAGTCTTTTCAGAAGCTTACAAAGACGCTGGTATCACAAAGATTGTCACCATTGAAGCCTCAGGGATTGCTCCTGCACTCTATACTGCAGAGACTATGCAGGTGCCGATGATTTTTGCCAAAAAAGCCAAAAACATCACCATGACAGAGGGCATTTTAAGCGCTGACGTTTATTCATTTACCAAACAAACCACTAGCCAAGTCTCTATTGCTAGCAAGTTTTTAAGTGAAGATGACGTGGTTTTGATTGTGGATGATATTTTGGCAAATGGTCAGGCAGCTAAGGGCTTGATTAGTATCATCGAGCAGGCTGGTGCCAAGGTAGCAGGTGTCGGCATTGTCATTGAGAAATCCTTCCAAGACGGGCGCCAGTTCTTAGAAAAAGAGGGTGTGCGAGTGACTTCACTTGCCCGCTTGCAGTCGCTTGAAAACGGTCAAATCACCTTTATGGAGGCAGATGCGTAA
- a CDS encoding helix-turn-helix transcriptional regulator, producing MKKSERLNQELIFLSERSFFQLKDLMSEFEISKRTALRDMTALEEMGLAFYTETGKNGGYHLVQKSLLAPVYFTQDDLTMIFYALQSVKRLSVTPFDKSYPQIFEKLLASLSKRQKDYVLKILDVLEFYDIPVISSSTFLRQLLEATVEEQLLWIDYQQKEHLQQVIQIYTVFYRSGIWFFEAYVVDEARWKTYRVDCLLACEKADNQEKRQSRKELAQSFRSFYQDYLDTPFKCEVDAMGKEHFLKGAYRDMKLQEENDKSYIVGRFNREELDYLVHYLITFGEHVTVLEPSFLREAYLEKLCAIMKRYQ from the coding sequence ATGAAAAAATCAGAACGCCTCAACCAAGAACTTATATTCCTATCAGAACGCTCCTTTTTCCAGCTCAAAGACCTCATGTCAGAGTTTGAGATTTCAAAGCGAACGGCTCTGCGAGACATGACGGCACTAGAGGAGATGGGCTTGGCTTTTTATACCGAAACTGGCAAAAACGGTGGCTATCATTTGGTGCAAAAAAGTCTACTAGCTCCAGTTTATTTTACACAAGATGACTTGACCATGATTTTTTACGCTCTCCAGTCCGTAAAGAGACTGTCTGTGACGCCGTTTGACAAAAGCTATCCGCAGATTTTTGAAAAACTGCTGGCTTCTCTCTCCAAAAGGCAGAAAGACTATGTTTTAAAGATTTTAGATGTCCTGGAATTTTACGATATTCCGGTGATTTCATCTAGTACATTTTTGAGACAATTGCTAGAAGCGACGGTAGAGGAGCAGTTGCTGTGGATTGATTACCAGCAAAAAGAGCACTTGCAGCAAGTCATCCAAATCTACACAGTCTTTTACCGTAGTGGTATCTGGTTTTTTGAAGCCTATGTGGTAGATGAGGCGAGGTGGAAGACTTATCGTGTGGATTGTCTCTTAGCCTGCGAGAAAGCAGACAATCAAGAAAAGCGACAAAGTCGCAAAGAGCTCGCTCAGTCTTTCAGATCTTTTTATCAAGATTATCTGGACACGCCGTTTAAGTGTGAGGTAGACGCTATGGGCAAAGAGCATTTTCTAAAAGGGGCTTATCGTGATATGAAGCTACAAGAAGAAAATGACAAAAGCTACATTGTCGGGCGTTTTAATCGTGAAGAGTTAGATTATCTAGTGCATTATCTCATCACTTTCGGTGAGCATGTGACGGTTTTAGAGCCTTCTTTTTTGCGTGAAGCTTATCTGGAGAAACTGTGTGCCATCATGAAGCGCTATCAATGA
- a CDS encoding FMN-dependent NADH-azoreductase: MKTLLINAHPDFNNKTSYSAYLQEKFLDKYRAQFPHQDLTILNLYEETIPRIEQDELLGIWQKQADNLPLTESEASLAQQSQALLEQFKAHHRIVIVSPLHNFNVTSRMKDYIDNILIARETFRYTESGSVGLMSDDYQVLLLLASGSIYTNQDRYTYLDFAPNYIRGIFQEIMGFDAFHLVRAQGTSVRSREEVLSEANADLEKAFPAFYQ; this comes from the coding sequence ATGAAAACTTTACTTATCAATGCCCACCCAGATTTTAACAATAAAACAAGCTATAGTGCCTACTTGCAAGAAAAATTCCTTGATAAGTACAGGGCGCAATTTCCACACCAAGACCTGACCATTTTAAATCTCTATGAGGAAACCATCCCACGTATCGAGCAGGATGAATTGCTCGGCATTTGGCAAAAACAAGCGGATAATCTTCCTTTGACAGAAAGCGAAGCCAGTCTAGCCCAGCAATCGCAAGCTCTGTTAGAGCAATTTAAAGCCCACCACCGTATCGTCATCGTCTCTCCTCTGCATAATTTCAATGTGACCTCACGCATGAAAGACTACATCGACAATATTTTGATTGCTAGAGAGACCTTTAGATACACTGAAAGCGGTTCTGTCGGGCTCATGAGTGATGATTATCAAGTGCTTCTGCTACTTGCCAGTGGCTCTATCTACACCAATCAAGACCGCTATACGTATCTTGATTTTGCACCCAACTATATCCGTGGCATTTTCCAAGAAATCATGGGCTTTGACGCCTTTCACCTTGTGAGAGCGCAAGGCACTTCTGTTCGCTCTAGGGAGGAAGTCCTATCGGAGGCAAATGCTGACTTGGAAAAAGCGTTTCCTGCCTTTTATCAGTAA
- the guaC gene encoding GMP reductase: MLNDIPVFDYEDIQLVPNKCIIKSRSEADTSVTLGNYRFKMPVVPANMQTIIDEAIAENLAKEGYFYIMHRFDEEARKPFIKRMHDKGLIASISVGVKNYEYDFVSSLKDDVPEFITIDIAHGHADSVIEMIKHIKKELPETFVIAGNVGTPQAVRDLENAGADATKLGIGPGKVCITKVKTGFGTGGWQLAALRWCAKAARKPIIADGGIRTHGDIAKSIRFGATMVMIGSLFAGHLESPGKLVEVDGEQYKEYYGSASEYQKGEHKNVEGKKILLPVKGHLSDTLTEMQQDLQSSISYAGGRDLESLRHVDYVIVKNSIWNGDSI, translated from the coding sequence ATGTTAAATGACATCCCTGTTTTTGATTACGAAGATATCCAGCTAGTGCCAAACAAGTGTATCATCAAGAGCCGCTCTGAAGCGGATACTAGTGTCACACTTGGCAACTACCGCTTCAAGATGCCAGTCGTTCCTGCCAATATGCAGACTATCATCGATGAAGCGATTGCGGAGAATTTGGCAAAAGAAGGCTACTTTTACATCATGCACCGTTTTGACGAGGAGGCACGTAAACCTTTTATCAAGCGCATGCACGACAAGGGGCTTATCGCCTCAATCTCTGTCGGTGTCAAGAACTACGAGTATGACTTTGTCAGCTCGCTTAAGGACGATGTTCCTGAGTTTATCACCATTGATATTGCGCACGGGCATGCAGACAGCGTGATTGAGATGATAAAGCATATCAAAAAAGAGTTGCCTGAGACCTTTGTCATCGCTGGCAATGTCGGCACACCACAGGCGGTTCGTGATTTGGAAAATGCTGGCGCTGATGCTACAAAGCTAGGCATTGGACCGGGGAAAGTCTGTATCACCAAGGTCAAGACTGGCTTTGGTACCGGTGGTTGGCAATTGGCGGCTCTGCGTTGGTGTGCTAAGGCTGCTAGAAAGCCTATCATCGCTGATGGTGGTATCCGCACGCACGGTGATATTGCCAAGTCCATCCGCTTTGGAGCGACCATGGTCATGATTGGCTCACTCTTTGCAGGGCACCTAGAAAGCCCTGGAAAGTTAGTAGAAGTGGATGGCGAGCAGTACAAGGAATACTACGGTTCAGCGTCTGAGTATCAAAAGGGTGAACATAAAAATGTCGAAGGCAAGAAAATCCTGCTACCAGTCAAAGGACATCTCTCTGATACATTGACGGAAATGCAGCAAGACCTTCAAAGCTCCATCTCCTACGCTGGGGGACGAGACCTTGAGAGTCTACGCCATGTTGACTACGTTATCGTCAAAAACTCCATTTGGAATGGCGACTCGATTTAA